In Treponema rectale, a single genomic region encodes these proteins:
- a CDS encoding Rpn family recombination-promoting nuclease/putative transposase, which produces MKESSRFKPLNKLTFTDDYMFGEVLKDPELCAGVIERLLKIKVDHIEYPELQKTIKPTYESHGVRFDVYIKDSDKVYDIEMQNNTYDEILLRSRYYQSMIDVDNLLKGHIYKDLPESFIIFICKNDPLGKKLPCYTFKSTCLETEITNKTDKTVKVFYNASAWDKTENEELKSFFKFICNNKAESSFTKSLLQKVRETIKNEEFIARYMAVNLHDYDIMEAGRKEGLTEGAREAKIQTAKNMLVEKIPIETIVKCTGLSIEEVKNLG; this is translated from the coding sequence ATGAAAGAATCCAGCCGTTTTAAGCCATTAAACAAATTAACTTTTACTGATGACTATATGTTCGGTGAAGTCCTTAAGGATCCTGAACTTTGTGCCGGTGTAATTGAACGTCTCTTAAAAATAAAGGTAGACCACATTGAATACCCGGAACTTCAAAAAACCATCAAGCCAACTTATGAATCCCATGGAGTTCGTTTTGATGTTTATATTAAAGATTCAGACAAAGTTTATGATATCGAAATGCAGAATAATACTTATGATGAAATATTATTACGCAGCCGTTACTATCAAAGCATGATAGATGTTGATAACCTTTTAAAGGGTCACATCTATAAAGATCTTCCCGAAAGCTTCATCATCTTTATCTGTAAGAATGATCCCCTTGGAAAAAAACTTCCCTGCTATACATTTAAAAGTACCTGCCTGGAAACCGAAATTACAAATAAAACAGACAAAACCGTAAAAGTATTTTATAATGCTAGTGCATGGGATAAAACTGAAAATGAAGAACTAAAAAGTTTCTTCAAATTTATCTGCAACAACAAGGCAGAAAGCAGTTTTACAAAATCTCTTTTACAGAAGGTCCGTGAGACTATCAAAAACGAAGAATTCATAGCGAGGTATATGGCGGTGAATTTACATGATTACGATATAATGGAAGCCGGCAGAAAGGAAGGATTAACAGAAGGAGCCCGTGAAGCAAAAATACAAACTGCAAAAAACATGCTGGTAGAAAAAATTCCAATCGAAACTATAGTAAAATGCACAGGACTTTCTATTGAAGAAGTTAAGAACCTGGGATAA